The proteins below are encoded in one region of Fibrella aestuarina BUZ 2:
- a CDS encoding RagB/SusD family nutrient uptake outer membrane protein, which translates to MRTYKFILSTSLLAASVLAVTACKDSALLDVKPRSAADLATALTTPEGLDAAVNGIYERLQSTILYGRDFLAVSEALSDNAQFTNKSGRLVNENRNVAGATFGNWATSYFAINQANLILDNISTLTFAAADTARRNSSQGQAYFLRALLYHDLMRAYAYEPGVEVPAQNRGGVPLLLTGVADQSKITLPERPAIADVYKQIYTDLQSAISTFAKTNASAPAYGNRQAAQALFSRVALYNKDYTTAVKYATDAIAGSIKLSDNSSYVSGWRAPRHPESLFEIQYTTPENIGVNTSLQTTYTTLVRLGDRGTTGGFGDLVPTTAFIADLEAEKSATGAVLDIRRQLYELGTTGRGTAFIETTKFLGKNGTINLDNVPVIRISEVYLNRAEANYFLGNTADALADLNVIRVRSGLPAFPATITGAPLLAEIYRQARLEFGFEGHRWFDLKRTGQNVVKAAAQGSGLAYTDFRILAPIPVNELSTNKNIRQNFGY; encoded by the coding sequence ATGCGTACATATAAATTCATCCTGTCGACGAGTCTGCTGGCAGCAAGTGTACTGGCTGTTACGGCTTGTAAAGACAGCGCGCTTCTTGACGTGAAGCCCCGGTCGGCTGCTGATTTGGCAACGGCGCTGACTACACCAGAGGGTCTTGATGCTGCCGTTAATGGTATTTATGAACGGCTCCAATCGACGATTCTGTATGGCCGTGATTTTCTGGCTGTTTCAGAAGCGTTGAGCGACAATGCTCAATTTACGAATAAATCGGGTCGTTTAGTCAACGAAAACCGGAACGTAGCGGGCGCGACGTTTGGCAACTGGGCCACTTCATATTTTGCTATCAACCAGGCCAACCTGATTCTTGATAACATCAGCACGCTGACGTTTGCCGCCGCCGACACGGCGCGGAGAAACAGTTCACAAGGACAGGCCTATTTCCTGCGGGCGTTGTTATACCATGACTTAATGCGGGCTTACGCATACGAGCCGGGTGTAGAGGTGCCTGCACAAAATCGGGGTGGCGTACCGTTGCTGCTCACTGGTGTTGCCGATCAGAGTAAAATCACGCTGCCTGAACGCCCGGCTATTGCCGACGTATACAAGCAGATATATACCGATCTGCAAAGTGCGATCAGCACATTCGCTAAAACAAACGCCTCAGCCCCAGCCTATGGCAACCGTCAGGCGGCGCAGGCGCTATTCTCGCGGGTTGCCTTGTACAACAAGGATTACACTACGGCGGTGAAATATGCAACAGATGCCATCGCCGGCTCAATTAAGCTGTCTGACAATTCATCGTACGTTAGTGGCTGGCGTGCACCGCGCCACCCTGAATCCCTATTTGAGATTCAGTATACCACTCCTGAGAACATTGGTGTGAATACGTCGCTGCAAACGACATACACCACGCTGGTGCGGCTAGGCGATCGTGGAACAACGGGCGGCTTCGGTGACTTGGTGCCGACAACCGCGTTCATTGCTGACCTTGAAGCCGAGAAAAGCGCAACGGGCGCCGTACTCGATATTCGTCGTCAACTGTATGAACTGGGAACGACTGGCCGGGGGACTGCCTTTATCGAAACAACCAAGTTTCTGGGCAAGAATGGCACGATTAATCTCGATAACGTACCGGTGATTCGGATCTCGGAAGTGTACTTGAACCGGGCCGAAGCCAACTACTTCCTGGGTAATACAGCCGACGCGCTTGCAGACCTGAACGTGATTCGGGTACGTTCAGGGTTACCGGCTTTCCCGGCTACTATAACGGGAGCACCGTTACTGGCTGAGATCTACCGGCAGGCCCGTCTCGAATTTGGTTTCGAAGGTCATCGCTGGTTTGACTTGAAGCGTACAGGCCAAAATGTGGTGAAAGCAGCTGCTCAAGGTAGCGGTCTAGCTTACACTGACTTCCGCATACTGGCTCCCATTCCGGTCAACGAACTGTCGACGAACAAGAACATCCGGCAGAACTTCGGCTACTAA